In the genome of Vicia villosa cultivar HV-30 ecotype Madison, WI linkage group LG7, Vvil1.0, whole genome shotgun sequence, one region contains:
- the LOC131620002 gene encoding uncharacterized protein LOC131620002 — protein sequence MVFKLITIIVPFADTTFSLPSKTQKTLSMEKPPTKRRTTTTRQKTTMKTTDSRPTPTTPTRRSARHANISHDPTPSEQTTEESQNPNLLPSTQIVSAPQPTKPSSSHVSTQSSEGTSLVSSSFQAYDHPSEISTNEFISDDDVRALYNEKWRSLPIVAGKTVNLDSYSIWGYDINELAIATGWTNFLQLSDVFYPRLVRNFFAAIKPSESDTQLIASVKGRQITLTPELLCDILHVPNNGLHLFNDDWPSSYDLDIESYRLSITKHQTHRFVSANLEPLSHIIHNFCIHTILPRKGSMERVTDKDLLVIYHFSKKTPLNIGYLVLNYLKHTGLRARSAPYGMLLTKIFKHFNVPLDDEDSFEINKILDASKLKRMKIPSLKRAPSPKPEAKSKRSLTTNSPIPLSVALPNTADLESPQKYSPISLDASKSVSPNQKETDKQSPETTQCIDLTSTSPIPVESSPQTVVITQAPVSLQAETLSNISSPPTLETSNTDMINIFALENLLSSPPSASAHQPPSPISPHTPASAQLSSLISMLEAELLTPPTSNQQTSIIPHVATYTSPTMTTNPLSTTSPLNSPNSYKEPSPRRIQLSSINHTDSNDLTAQIEAFFNNSVQLSEQDDPIESHAMPSVPQPDLYVFQTNSPIFSSPKEEDDNSFNVQTLLAPRYDSSPPRNTTDNSNTLPQIPITSITSSFFNNFPSIGNRPPVYPRSATSSETVNPHQGVNLRSYTALQKQLMAYQKFWIDYVTEQVCPRFPGMSPPDPSQIQFPFLPLSSEATSDDEQSGS from the exons CTCCCTCTGAGCAAACTACAGAAGaatctcaaaaccctaatcttcttccctcAACCCAGATCGTCTCTGCTCCTCAACCCACCAAACCATCCTCCTCACACGTTTCCACTCAATCGAGCGAAGGAACCTCTCTCGTCTCATCGTCTTTCCAAGCCTATGACCATCCATCTGAAATCTCAACCAACGAATTCATATCTGATGATGATGTTCGTGCTCTCTATAATGAAAAATGGCGCTCCCTTCCTATCGTGGCCGGCAAAACCGTCAACTTGGATAGTTACTCTATCTGGGGATACGACATAAACGAGCTTGCAATAGCCACAGGTTGGACCAACTTTCTCCAACTCTCTGATGTCTTCTACCCTAGACTAGTTAGAAATTTTTTTGCTGCTATTAAACCCTCTGAAAGTGATACACAGCTCATCGCATCTGTAAAGGGTCGTCAAATAACCCTAACCCCAGAGCTCCTTTGTGATATTTTGCATGTCCCAAACAATGGACTTCATCTCTTTAATGATGACTGGCCCTCATCTTATGACCTAGACATTGAATCCTACAGACTCTCCATCACCAAACATCAAACTCACCGTTTTGTGTCTGCCAACCTTGAACCCCTCAGCCATATCATTCATAACTTCTGCATTCACACTATCCTTCCAAGAAAAGGAAGTATGGAACGAGTCACTGATAAAGACCTACTTGTCATCTACCATTTCTCAAAGAAAACCCCTCTCAATATAGGATATTTGGTGCTCAACTATCTCAAACACACTGGTCTGAGAGCAAGAAGCGCCCCCTATGGTATGCTTCTTACCAAAATATTCAAGCACTTCAATGTTCCTCTGGATGATGAGGACTCCTTCGAGATCAACAAAATCCTGGATGCCTCCAAGTTGAAGCGCATGAAAATTCCTTCCCTCAAGCGTGCACCATCACCTAAACCTGAGGCCAAATCCAAGCGCAG CCTGACCACAAATTCCCCCATTCCACTATCTGTAGCTCTTCCAAACACTGCTGACCTAGAATCTCCACAAAAATATTCACCAATCTCTCTTGATGCCTCTAAATCCGTATCTCCAAACCAAAAGGAAACAGATAAACAATCTCCTGAAACCACACAATGCATTGACCTCACATCTACATCACCAATCCCAGTAGAATCCTCACCACAAACAGTTGTCATCACTCAAGCTCCAGTTTCTCTCCAAGCTGAAACTCTCTCAAATATTTCAAGTCCTCCAACCCTAGAGACTTCTAACACTGACATGATCAACATTTTCGCTCTTGAAAACCTTCTCTCAAGTCCTCCTAGTGCTTCAGCTCATCAACCACCCTCACCAATATCTCCTCACACTCCTGCTTCAGCTCAGCTGTCCTCACTCATATCCATGCTTGAGGCTGAATTATTAACTCCACCCACTTCAAATCAACAAACTTCAATTATTCCCCATGTTGCCACATACACTTCCCCTACTATGACAACAAATCCTCTCTCCACGACCTCACCTCTGAACTCTCCAAATTCTTACAAAGAACCTTCTCCTAGAAGAATTCAACTCTCCTCCATCAATCATACAGACTCCAATGATCTCACTGCTCAGATTGAAGCTTTTTTTAATAACTCCGTTCAGCTATCTGAACAAGATGATCCTATAGAATCACATGCCATGCCTTCTGTTCCACAACCTGATCTGTATGTCTTCCAAACAAACTCTCCAATATTTTCTTctccaaaggaagaagatgataacTCCTTCAATGTTCAAACACTGCTTGCTCCGAGGTATGACTCATCACCTCCTAGAAACACCACCGATAATTCCAATACCCTTCCTCAGATTCCCATCACTTCCATCACATCCTCATTTTTTAACAACTTCCCCAGCATTGGTAATCGTCCTCCCGTTTATCCTCGATCTGCAACCTCATCTGAAACGGTTAACCCCCATCAGGGCGTCAACCTTCGATCCTACACAGCTCTCCAAAAGCAGTTAATGGCTTACCAAAAATTTTGGATTGATTATGTCACTGAACAAGTATGCCCGAGGTTTCCAGGAATGTCTCCTCCGGATCCCTCTCAGATTCAGTTTCCATTTCTGCCATTATCTTCTGAGGCAACATCTGATGATGAACAATCTGGTTCTTAA